In Microbacterium sp. AB, a single genomic region encodes these proteins:
- a CDS encoding adenylosuccinate synthase, whose protein sequence is MPGIVIVGVQWGDEGKGKATDLLGDRTDWVVKFNGGNNAGHTVVVGDEKYALHLLPSGILSPGVNPVIGNGVVVDLEVLFAELDALAARGIDVSKLRVSANAHIITQYHRTLDKVTERFLGKRQIGTTGRGIGPAYADKINRVGIRAQDLFDESILRQKVEGALEQKNQLLVKVFNRRGTTVDEIVDDLLVYADRLKPMVCDTGLLLDKALDAGEVVVFEGGQATMLDVDHGTYPFVTSSSATAGGAATGSGVGPRRLDRVVGIVKAYTTRVGAGPFPTELFDEQGDWLRARGFEFGTTTGRPRRVGWYDAPITRYATRVNGITDLVLTKLDILTGLEQVPVCVAYDVGGERFDEVPVNQSDFHHATPVLEHFPGWSEDISRARTFEDLPKNAQDYVLALEEMSGTRISVIGVGPGRDAVIVRHDLV, encoded by the coding sequence ATGCCGGGCATCGTGATCGTGGGCGTTCAGTGGGGCGACGAGGGCAAGGGCAAGGCCACCGATCTGCTCGGCGACCGCACCGACTGGGTCGTCAAGTTCAACGGCGGCAACAACGCCGGCCACACGGTCGTCGTCGGCGACGAGAAGTACGCCCTCCACCTGCTGCCCTCCGGCATCCTCAGCCCCGGCGTGAACCCCGTCATCGGCAACGGCGTCGTCGTCGACCTCGAGGTGCTCTTCGCGGAGCTCGACGCCCTCGCGGCGCGCGGCATCGACGTCTCGAAGCTCCGTGTGAGCGCCAACGCGCACATCATCACGCAGTACCACCGCACGCTCGACAAGGTCACCGAGCGCTTCCTCGGCAAGCGCCAGATCGGCACGACGGGCCGCGGCATCGGCCCCGCCTACGCCGACAAGATCAACCGCGTCGGCATCCGCGCGCAGGATCTCTTCGACGAGAGCATCCTGCGCCAGAAGGTCGAGGGTGCCCTCGAGCAGAAGAACCAGCTGCTCGTGAAGGTGTTCAACCGCCGCGGGACGACGGTGGACGAGATCGTGGACGACCTGCTCGTGTACGCCGACCGGCTGAAGCCCATGGTGTGCGACACCGGGCTGCTCCTGGACAAGGCGCTCGACGCCGGCGAGGTCGTCGTGTTCGAGGGCGGCCAGGCGACCATGCTCGACGTCGACCACGGCACGTACCCGTTCGTCACGTCGTCCTCGGCGACGGCGGGCGGGGCGGCGACCGGCTCCGGGGTCGGCCCCCGCCGCCTCGACCGCGTCGTCGGCATCGTCAAGGCGTACACGACGCGCGTGGGCGCGGGGCCCTTCCCGACCGAGCTCTTCGACGAGCAGGGGGACTGGCTGCGCGCACGGGGCTTCGAGTTCGGCACGACGACGGGTCGTCCGCGCCGCGTGGGATGGTACGACGCGCCCATCACGCGCTATGCGACCCGGGTGAACGGCATCACCGACCTGGTGCTCACGAAGCTCGACATCCTCACGGGCCTCGAGCAGGTTCCGGTCTGCGTCGCCTACGACGTGGGCGGCGAGCGCTTCGACGAGGTGCCCGTCAACCAGAGCGACTTCCACCACGCCACGCCCGTGCTGGAGCACTTCCCCGGCTGGAGCGAGGACATCTCCCGCGCCCGGACGTTCGAGGACCTCCCGAAGAACGCGCAGGACTACGTGCTCGCACTCGAGGAGATGAGCGGCACGCGCATCTCGGTCATCGGCGTGGGGCCGGGCCGCGACGCCGTGATCGTCCGCCACGACCTGGTCTGA
- a CDS encoding chorismate mutase, which yields MSETNEEARAELLRLRASIDNIDAALVYMLAERFRCTQQVGLLKAEHDLPASDPGREEQQVARLRTLAEAAHLDPEFAEKWFNFVVAEVIRHHTEAAEQHQD from the coding sequence ATGAGCGAGACGAACGAGGAAGCCCGAGCCGAGCTGCTGCGCCTTCGGGCGAGCATCGACAACATCGACGCCGCGCTCGTGTACATGCTCGCCGAGCGGTTCCGCTGCACGCAGCAGGTCGGCCTGCTGAAGGCCGAGCACGACCTCCCCGCCTCCGATCCCGGCCGGGAGGAGCAGCAGGTCGCGCGGCTGCGCACGCTCGCGGAGGCCGCCCACCTCGATCCCGAGTTCGCCGAGAAGTGGTTCAACTTCGTCGTCGCCGAGGTCATCCGCCACCACACCGAGGCCGCCGAGCAGCACCAGGACTGA
- a CDS encoding LLM class flavin-dependent oxidoreductase, which translates to MPEQVHVAVALEGAGWHPAAWRDPSARPRELVSPAYWRELLRTADDAAIAFATVEDALSLPVRGEAEPAPGHVGGRLDAVLVASFAAPLTRRIGLIPTVTTAHPEPFHVATGVQTLDHASRGRAGVRLVVGAPPAEVANFGRRSDAISGLPASGRVEDSPEVLAAFREAGEFADVLGRLWDSWQDDAIVRDVATGRYLDADRVHRIDFEGEFFSVTGASIVPRSPQGRPIVTALAHQSVPYRFAAEHADVVFVTPRSAADAAGIRTELDAAPRAAGTPLRVFADLLVLVEESRSEARAAKARLDALAGAPLASDARIVAGTPDDVVEEIRALAAAGVDGVRLRPARLPRDLLAIAERVVPRLNAADALLDAAADTLRGRLGLPRPESRYAREKALS; encoded by the coding sequence GTGCCGGAGCAGGTGCATGTCGCGGTCGCACTCGAGGGGGCGGGATGGCATCCCGCGGCCTGGCGCGATCCGTCGGCGAGGCCGCGCGAGCTCGTGAGCCCCGCGTACTGGCGGGAGCTGCTGCGCACGGCGGACGACGCGGCGATCGCGTTCGCGACCGTCGAGGACGCGCTCTCCCTGCCCGTGCGCGGCGAGGCCGAGCCGGCTCCGGGCCACGTCGGCGGACGCCTCGACGCCGTGCTCGTCGCGTCGTTCGCCGCGCCGCTGACCCGCCGCATCGGGCTCATCCCCACCGTCACGACGGCGCATCCGGAGCCGTTCCACGTCGCGACGGGCGTCCAGACCCTCGACCACGCCAGCCGCGGCCGCGCTGGTGTGCGCCTCGTGGTCGGCGCACCGCCGGCGGAGGTCGCGAACTTCGGCCGCCGGTCCGACGCGATCTCCGGCCTGCCGGCATCCGGCCGCGTCGAGGACTCCCCCGAGGTGCTCGCCGCGTTCCGGGAGGCGGGCGAGTTCGCGGACGTCCTCGGGCGGCTCTGGGACTCGTGGCAGGACGACGCGATCGTCCGCGACGTCGCGACCGGCCGCTACCTCGACGCCGACCGCGTGCACCGCATCGACTTCGAGGGCGAGTTCTTCTCGGTGACGGGAGCATCCATCGTGCCCCGGTCGCCGCAGGGGAGGCCGATCGTCACGGCGCTCGCGCACCAGAGCGTGCCGTACCGCTTCGCCGCCGAGCACGCCGACGTCGTCTTCGTCACGCCGCGCTCGGCCGCAGACGCGGCCGGGATCCGGACCGAGCTCGACGCCGCCCCGCGCGCCGCGGGCACGCCGCTGCGCGTCTTCGCCGACCTTCTCGTCCTCGTCGAGGAGAGCAGGTCGGAGGCTCGGGCCGCGAAGGCCCGTCTCGACGCGCTCGCGGGAGCGCCGCTCGCCTCCGACGCGCGCATCGTCGCGGGCACGCCCGACGACGTCGTCGAGGAGATCCGCGCCCTCGCGGCGGCCGGCGTCGACGGCGTCCGCCTGCGCCCCGCCCGCCTGCCCCGCGACCTCCTCGCGATCGCCGAGCGGGTCGTCCCGCGCCTGAACGCCGCGGACGCGCTGCTCGACGCCGCCGCCGACACCCTGCGCGGACGACTCGGCCTGCCGCGCCCCGAGAGCCGCTATGCACGAGAGAAGGCCCTGTCGTGA
- a CDS encoding AI-2E family transporter, with protein sequence MSSADSIDPAPTVAEPPPSRTFWAFLRQPFGAGFLLTLGGLAAIAAGSAISSLSTILVYIAFALFISLGLDPAVRWIQERGLARAWSIVIVCVAFLGALAGVLLLIIPTVVRQISQFVGDIPSLFADLQSSDLYLWVEDAFGDQVGTILQDAQTFLADPANIAAIGGGVLQVGTTIATAVTGVVIVIVLSLYFLATLPAMKTSLTRLAPARNRPTIADLTEKITSSVGTYLGGMIVLAFVNAVFAFVMHLILGLPFPQLMAVTAFCITLIPLVGSVLFWAIASTLALFTSPVSALIFAIAYLVYMQLEAYLLTPRVMNRAISVPGSLVVIGALVGGTLLGLLGALIAIPVTASILLVLKELLIPRQDAKV encoded by the coding sequence ATGAGCTCAGCCGACTCGATCGACCCCGCCCCGACGGTCGCGGAACCGCCGCCGTCGCGCACGTTCTGGGCGTTCCTGCGTCAGCCCTTCGGCGCCGGATTCCTCCTGACGCTCGGCGGGCTCGCGGCGATCGCGGCGGGCAGCGCGATCTCGAGCCTGTCCACGATCCTCGTCTACATCGCCTTCGCACTCTTCATCTCCCTCGGCCTCGACCCCGCGGTCCGCTGGATCCAGGAGCGCGGGCTCGCGCGCGCCTGGTCCATCGTCATCGTCTGCGTCGCCTTCCTCGGCGCGCTGGCCGGCGTCCTGCTGCTCATCATCCCGACCGTGGTGCGGCAGATCTCGCAGTTCGTCGGCGACATCCCGTCCCTCTTCGCCGACCTCCAGTCGTCCGATCTGTACCTCTGGGTCGAGGACGCCTTCGGCGACCAGGTGGGCACGATCCTCCAGGACGCGCAGACCTTCCTCGCCGACCCGGCCAACATCGCCGCGATCGGCGGCGGCGTGCTGCAGGTGGGGACGACGATCGCGACCGCGGTCACGGGCGTCGTCATCGTCATCGTGCTGAGCCTGTACTTCCTCGCCACGCTCCCGGCGATGAAGACCTCGCTCACGCGACTCGCACCGGCGCGGAACCGGCCGACGATCGCAGACCTGACGGAGAAGATCACGTCATCGGTCGGAACCTACCTCGGCGGCATGATCGTCCTCGCCTTCGTCAACGCGGTGTTCGCCTTCGTGATGCACCTGATCCTCGGGCTTCCCTTCCCGCAGCTGATGGCCGTGACGGCGTTCTGCATCACGCTCATCCCGCTCGTCGGCTCGGTGCTGTTCTGGGCGATCGCGTCGACGCTCGCCCTCTTCACGAGCCCCGTGTCGGCGCTGATCTTCGCGATCGCCTACCTCGTATACATGCAGCTGGAGGCATATCTCCTGACGCCGCGCGTGATGAACCGCGCCATCTCGGTCCCCGGATCCCTCGTGGTGATCGGCGCCCTCGTCGGCGGCACGCTCCTCGGACTGCTCGGCGCGCTCATCGCCATCCCCGTCACCGCGTCGATCCTGCTCGTCCTCAAGGAGCTGCTCATCCCGCGCCAGGACGCGAAGGTCTGA
- a CDS encoding ABC transporter permease produces MLRYVLMRLLQAVGVLWAAYTVSFLVLYALPSDPVLLLVGSDANDVSPEQIDALRTRYGLDRPLIVQYLGQLWSALRGDLGTSITMGRPVTDVLGEALPPTLQISLLALVLAVVFGTGVAALSTYTRARWIGTVLQALPPLGIAIPGFWFGLMLIQWFSFRLPLFPAAGDRGLASLVLPAVTLALPTGATIAQLLSKSLAATLREPYIDTAWAKGAGRATVHLRHALRNAALPALTVTGLIVGQLLSGTVVTETVFSRPGIGRVTAGAVQQQDIPLVQGVVLFAAAVFVLANLVVDLVYPLIDPRIVLLPGARRRAGAPERKTDEERTDTPAGAVAVASRNDPSEGER; encoded by the coding sequence GTGCTGCGCTACGTGCTCATGCGCCTGCTGCAGGCGGTCGGCGTGCTGTGGGCCGCCTACACGGTGTCGTTCCTCGTGCTCTACGCCCTGCCGTCCGATCCCGTGCTGCTGCTCGTCGGCAGCGACGCGAACGACGTCAGCCCGGAGCAGATCGACGCGTTGCGCACCCGGTACGGACTCGACCGGCCCCTCATCGTGCAATACCTCGGTCAGCTGTGGTCGGCCCTGCGCGGCGATCTGGGAACGTCGATCACGATGGGGCGGCCCGTCACCGACGTCCTGGGCGAGGCGCTGCCGCCCACCCTGCAGATCTCCCTCCTCGCGCTCGTGCTCGCGGTCGTCTTCGGGACGGGCGTCGCCGCCCTCTCCACCTACACGCGGGCGCGCTGGATCGGCACCGTCCTGCAGGCGCTGCCCCCGCTCGGAATCGCCATCCCGGGCTTCTGGTTCGGCCTCATGCTCATCCAGTGGTTCTCGTTCCGGCTGCCGCTGTTCCCCGCGGCGGGCGACCGCGGCCTCGCGTCGCTCGTCCTGCCTGCCGTCACGCTCGCGCTGCCGACGGGGGCGACGATCGCCCAGCTGCTGTCGAAGAGCCTCGCCGCGACGCTCCGTGAGCCGTACATCGACACGGCGTGGGCGAAGGGCGCCGGACGGGCCACGGTGCATCTGCGCCACGCCCTCCGCAACGCCGCCCTCCCCGCGCTCACCGTGACGGGCCTCATCGTGGGCCAGCTGCTCTCGGGCACGGTGGTGACCGAGACGGTGTTCTCCCGGCCCGGCATCGGCCGCGTGACGGCGGGCGCCGTGCAGCAGCAGGACATCCCGCTCGTGCAGGGGGTCGTGCTCTTCGCCGCGGCCGTCTTCGTGCTGGCGAACCTCGTCGTCGACCTCGTCTACCCGCTGATCGACCCGCGGATCGTGCTCCTCCCCGGCGCGCGGCGCCGTGCGGGCGCCCCCGAGCGGAAGACCGACGAGGAGAGGACGGACACCCCGGCCGGCGCCGTGGCCGTCGCCTCGCGCAACGACCCGTCGGAGGGGGAACGATGA
- a CDS encoding FAD/NAD(P)-binding protein, whose product MTTPRVVFAGAGPRAAMLLERLLARLGERERLDVVLVDPHPAGGGRIWRHAQSPLLKLNSMARDVTVFTDDSCRIDGPVEPGPSLIRWAELWRDGALPDVELDASVVDEARALRGDGFPTRRLHSHYLDWFLRRTIASAPEGVDVSVRRGLVTTVQDDADGTHVVALDDGTQIAADVVVYALGHNGRRPDDASQALVDASSDAGLVYVPPSFTADADLDVLEAGADVVVRGMGLAAVDLVVLLTEGRGGRFIREEDGALRYAASGREPHLHIGSRRGVPYRSKVSSAIRGEAPVREVLTPEAIADLLARPAALDFARDAWPLIASELLHGHYRELFTGYPERVRGTWPEFRETLRSHAWDDPDLLAGIADVVPDPRDRFDVQSLDTPLAGEDFPSAEALHHRVYAHIREDLALRTSPDHSAAQGVFVAALLSFVALAEVPADRWNARSRAVSLQTRWQTFFSYVASGPPAHRLEELLALADAGIVRFLGHDAAVRVEPGRGFVASSPHAPGEIVAPALVDAWLPAPSAAESDNPALRELAEETGTELHVADETFSGSLGRIVTDVEGRIVRPDGTAHATLFGIGPFTSGTDGGAFTRPDADSLSLRVTDRIAGALAVALGVGAPVAVG is encoded by the coding sequence GTGACGACCCCGCGCGTCGTCTTCGCCGGCGCGGGTCCGCGGGCGGCGATGCTGCTCGAGCGGCTGCTCGCCCGGCTCGGCGAGCGCGAGCGCCTCGACGTCGTGCTCGTCGACCCGCATCCCGCGGGAGGCGGACGGATCTGGCGGCACGCGCAGTCCCCGCTGCTGAAGCTCAACTCCATGGCGCGGGACGTCACGGTCTTCACCGACGACTCGTGCCGCATCGACGGCCCCGTCGAGCCCGGCCCCTCGCTCATCCGGTGGGCGGAGCTCTGGCGCGACGGCGCCCTGCCCGACGTGGAGCTCGACGCGTCGGTCGTCGACGAGGCGCGGGCGCTGCGCGGCGACGGCTTCCCCACCCGGCGGCTGCACAGCCACTACCTCGACTGGTTCCTGCGGCGCACGATCGCGAGCGCGCCGGAGGGGGTCGACGTGTCCGTCCGCCGCGGCCTCGTGACGACCGTGCAGGACGACGCGGACGGCACGCACGTCGTCGCGCTCGACGACGGGACGCAGATCGCCGCCGATGTGGTCGTCTACGCGCTCGGCCACAACGGGCGGCGTCCGGACGACGCCTCGCAGGCCCTCGTCGACGCCTCCTCCGACGCGGGACTCGTGTACGTGCCCCCGTCGTTCACGGCGGACGCCGACCTCGACGTGCTCGAGGCGGGCGCGGATGTCGTCGTGCGCGGGATGGGACTGGCCGCCGTCGACCTCGTGGTGCTGCTCACGGAGGGCCGGGGAGGACGATTCATCCGGGAGGAGGACGGCGCGCTGCGCTACGCGGCGTCCGGGCGCGAGCCGCACCTGCACATCGGCTCCCGCCGCGGGGTCCCCTACCGCTCGAAGGTCTCGTCCGCCATCCGCGGCGAGGCTCCGGTGCGCGAGGTGCTCACCCCCGAGGCGATCGCGGACCTGCTCGCCCGCCCCGCCGCGCTCGACTTCGCGCGCGACGCGTGGCCGCTCATCGCCTCCGAGCTGCTGCACGGCCACTACCGCGAGCTCTTCACGGGGTACCCCGAGCGCGTGCGCGGCACGTGGCCGGAGTTCCGAGAGACGCTGCGCTCGCACGCGTGGGACGATCCCGACCTGCTCGCCGGCATCGCGGACGTCGTCCCGGACCCCCGCGACCGCTTCGACGTGCAGAGCCTCGACACCCCCCTCGCCGGCGAGGACTTCCCCTCCGCCGAGGCCCTGCATCACCGCGTGTACGCGCACATCCGGGAGGACCTCGCGCTGCGCACCTCTCCCGACCACAGCGCCGCGCAGGGCGTGTTCGTCGCCGCGCTGCTGTCGTTCGTGGCGCTCGCCGAGGTCCCGGCCGATCGGTGGAACGCCCGCTCGCGCGCCGTCTCGCTGCAGACGCGCTGGCAGACGTTCTTCAGCTACGTCGCGAGCGGTCCGCCGGCGCACCGGCTGGAGGAACTGCTCGCCCTCGCCGACGCGGGCATCGTCCGGTTCCTCGGCCACGACGCCGCGGTGCGGGTCGAGCCCGGGCGCGGCTTCGTCGCATCGAGCCCGCACGCTCCCGGCGAGATCGTCGCCCCCGCCCTCGTGGACGCCTGGCTGCCCGCGCCGAGCGCGGCCGAGAGCGACAACCCCGCTCTGCGCGAGCTCGCCGAGGAGACGGGCACCGAGCTGCACGTCGCCGACGAGACGTTCTCCGGCTCGCTCGGCCGCATCGTCACCGACGTCGAGGGGCGCATCGTCCGCCCCGACGGCACCGCACACGCGACGCTCTTCGGCATCGGGCCCTTCACCTCGGGCACCGACGGCGGAGCGTTCACGCGGCCCGACGCCGACTCGCTGTCGCTGCGGGTCACCGACCGCATCGCCGGCGCCCTCGCCGTCGCCCTCGGCGTGGGCGCACCCGTCGCCGTCGGCTGA
- a CDS encoding NtaA/DmoA family FMN-dependent monooxygenase (This protein belongs to a clade of FMN-dependent monooxygenases, within a broader family of flavin-dependent oxidoreductases, the luciferase-like monooxygenase (LMM) family, some of whose members use coenzyme F420 rather than FMN.) has translation MSRPLRQVHLAAHFPGVNSTTVWTDPSSGSQIDFASFEHFARNAERGLFDYVFLAEGLRLREHKGRVHELDVLGRPNTLAVLAGLAAVTEHVGLVGTLSTTFNEPYELARQLATLDHLSGGRAGWNAVTSSDAFHGANFRRGGYLDHADRYERAGEFAALAKRLWDSWPDEGPRADPASGVFLDEGTPSRVRHTGAQFDVDALFDVPRSPQGRPVIVQAGDSADGRSFGAEHAEVIFSLHAEFADAQDFYRDVKGRLAERGRTEESLKILPAATFAIGDTAEEARERSREIALQQVRPETAIAYLEQIWNRDLSGYDADGPLPDVEPDTGSELTHGWANRHAAVRARVDRLRGIAEADRLSVRELVIRLTAQHTFVGTPGHIASEIDRYVQERATDGFTVVGHLTPHGLDEFAERVIPLLQERGSYRSGYEEGATLRDLLGLPSPVRGDVPAGAR, from the coding sequence GTGAGCCGCCCCCTCCGCCAGGTGCACCTCGCCGCGCACTTCCCCGGGGTGAACAGCACGACCGTGTGGACGGACCCGTCGTCGGGCAGCCAGATCGACTTCGCGTCGTTCGAGCACTTCGCCCGCAACGCCGAACGCGGGCTCTTCGACTACGTCTTCCTCGCCGAGGGGCTCCGGCTGCGGGAGCACAAGGGCCGCGTGCACGAGCTCGACGTGCTGGGACGCCCGAACACCCTCGCCGTCCTCGCGGGCCTCGCCGCCGTGACCGAGCACGTCGGGCTGGTCGGCACGCTGTCGACGACGTTCAACGAGCCGTACGAGCTCGCCCGCCAGCTCGCGACGCTCGACCATCTGTCGGGCGGGCGCGCCGGATGGAACGCCGTGACGAGCTCCGACGCGTTCCACGGCGCGAACTTCCGCCGCGGCGGCTACCTCGACCACGCCGACCGCTACGAGCGGGCCGGGGAGTTCGCGGCGCTCGCGAAGAGGCTGTGGGACTCCTGGCCCGACGAGGGCCCGCGCGCAGACCCCGCCTCGGGCGTCTTCCTCGACGAGGGGACGCCGTCGCGTGTGCGCCACACGGGCGCGCAGTTCGACGTCGACGCGCTCTTCGACGTGCCGCGCTCGCCCCAGGGCCGGCCCGTCATCGTGCAGGCGGGCGACTCCGCCGACGGCCGCTCCTTCGGCGCGGAGCACGCGGAGGTCATCTTCTCGCTGCACGCGGAGTTCGCCGACGCGCAGGACTTCTACCGCGACGTCAAGGGTCGGCTCGCCGAGCGCGGTCGCACGGAGGAGTCGCTCAAGATCCTCCCGGCGGCGACCTTCGCGATCGGCGACACGGCCGAGGAGGCGCGTGAGCGCTCGCGCGAGATCGCGCTGCAGCAGGTGCGGCCGGAGACGGCCATCGCCTACCTCGAGCAGATCTGGAACCGCGACCTCAGCGGCTACGACGCCGACGGCCCGCTGCCCGACGTCGAGCCCGACACCGGCTCGGAGCTGACCCACGGATGGGCGAACCGGCACGCCGCCGTCCGTGCGCGCGTCGACAGGCTGCGCGGCATCGCCGAGGCCGACCGCCTCTCCGTCCGCGAGCTCGTCATCCGTCTCACGGCGCAGCACACGTTCGTCGGCACGCCCGGGCACATCGCCTCCGAGATCGACCGCTACGTCCAGGAGCGCGCGACCGATGGATTCACGGTCGTCGGACACCTCACGCCGCACGGGCTCGACGAGTTCGCCGAGCGCGTCATCCCGCTGCTGCAGGAGCGCGGCTCCTACCGTTCCGGCTACGAGGAGGGCGCGACGCTCCGCGACCTCCTCGGCCTGCCCTCGCCCGTCCGGGGCGACGTGCCGGCAGGAGCGCGGTGA
- a CDS encoding lactonase family protein produces MRFWVGGWGPAQGGESEGVSLVTAGEAESPLAGGVLADRGLAAPTESASWLAAHPAHDVVYAALEADGRLTAFSRTGEASLAPLGETIEAGAAVCHIAVAADGSHLIASCWGDGRVVHVPLRSDGSLGNPALGDAAADPYAAAPEPDLGDALAGEGEVDVRDLLGRGAEPADIAALLADAGGASAPSDWSGAMDLRALVDGDADPAVLAALLAGGDGGSAEADLRALLGQVKGDPFDDPAVRGILDAARRPSDIGDVLREAAPSAPAEPRPSRAHSAAFLPGGRVATTDLGLDLVRIWRTSARGLVLDHEVVLPFGTGPRHTVRHPSGFLYVLTEFSGEVFVLAQGPDGRWALRGGMRASGASLDGDTGAELARSRDGEFLYAGLRGSDTIAVLRVRGDGGTLDGVALVEAGAAVPRHHVVGRDALLVAGQGSDEIVSLPLDARTGVPARPRHRLAVPTPTHLLPTR; encoded by the coding sequence ATGAGGTTCTGGGTCGGCGGATGGGGTCCTGCGCAGGGCGGGGAGTCGGAGGGCGTCTCGCTCGTCACGGCGGGCGAGGCCGAGTCCCCGCTGGCGGGAGGCGTGCTCGCCGATCGCGGGCTCGCGGCGCCGACGGAGTCGGCGTCATGGCTCGCCGCGCATCCGGCGCACGACGTCGTCTATGCGGCGCTCGAGGCGGACGGCCGGCTGACGGCGTTCTCCCGGACGGGGGAGGCGTCCCTCGCGCCGCTCGGCGAGACGATCGAAGCAGGAGCCGCGGTCTGCCATATCGCGGTCGCGGCGGACGGCTCGCACCTCATCGCGTCGTGCTGGGGCGACGGACGCGTCGTGCACGTGCCGCTCCGCTCCGACGGCTCGCTCGGGAACCCCGCGCTCGGCGATGCCGCGGCCGACCCGTACGCGGCGGCCCCCGAGCCGGACCTCGGCGACGCCCTCGCGGGCGAGGGCGAGGTCGACGTCCGCGATCTGCTGGGCCGGGGTGCGGAGCCGGCCGACATCGCCGCGCTCCTCGCCGACGCGGGCGGGGCGTCCGCCCCGTCCGACTGGTCGGGTGCCATGGACCTCCGTGCGCTCGTCGACGGCGACGCCGATCCCGCCGTTCTCGCCGCCCTGCTCGCGGGCGGCGACGGCGGCTCCGCCGAGGCTGATCTCCGTGCCCTCCTCGGGCAGGTGAAGGGCGACCCCTTCGACGACCCCGCCGTGCGCGGCATCCTCGACGCGGCGAGACGGCCGTCCGACATCGGCGACGTCCTGCGCGAGGCCGCGCCGAGCGCGCCCGCCGAGCCCCGGCCGTCCCGAGCGCACTCGGCGGCGTTCCTCCCCGGAGGACGCGTCGCGACGACCGATCTCGGCCTCGACCTCGTGCGCATCTGGCGGACGTCGGCGCGCGGGCTCGTCCTCGACCACGAGGTCGTGCTGCCGTTCGGCACGGGCCCGCGCCACACCGTGCGGCATCCGAGCGGTTTCCTCTACGTGCTGACGGAGTTCTCCGGGGAGGTCTTCGTCCTCGCGCAGGGCCCCGACGGTCGTTGGGCTCTGCGAGGCGGCATGCGGGCTTCGGGCGCCTCGCTCGACGGCGACACGGGCGCCGAGCTCGCCCGGTCACGGGACGGCGAGTTCCTCTACGCGGGTCTGCGAGGCAGCGACACGATCGCCGTGCTCCGCGTGCGCGGCGACGGCGGGACGCTGGACGGGGTCGCGCTCGTCGAGGCGGGAGCCGCCGTCCCGCGCCATCACGTCGTCGGGCGCGACGCCCTGCTCGTGGCCGGACAGGGCTCGGACGAGATCGTCTCGCTGCCGCTCGACGCCCGGACGGGGGTGCCCGCGCGCCCGCGGCACCGTCTGGCCGTCCCGACCCCCACGCACCTCCTCCCGACGCGCTGA
- a CDS encoding sulfurtransferase produces the protein MSHLISPDELHARLADGAPVTLLDVRWRLDLPEGRPEYVSGHLPGAVYVDLEAELSRRGHPEDGRHPLPLHADLQRAVTRWGVDEGDLVVVYDDNDSVAAARAWWLLRRSGLHVCVLDGGLRGWIAAGHLLRAGDVAPRAGTAALREEDPGDLSIEEAAAFPTQGVLIDVRTPERYRGTSAGYDPAAGHIPGAVNLPAVTHIAADGRLRDGEEVRRAFARVGATEDTPIALYCASGIASAHSALALAVAGLDAKVFSGSWSRWTQSAGRPVAVGASPAERVFGH, from the coding sequence ATGTCGCACCTCATCTCCCCCGACGAACTGCACGCGCGACTCGCCGACGGCGCGCCCGTGACGCTCCTCGACGTGCGGTGGAGGCTCGATCTGCCGGAGGGCCGGCCCGAGTACGTCTCGGGGCACCTCCCGGGAGCCGTCTACGTCGACCTCGAGGCCGAGCTGTCGCGCCGGGGGCATCCGGAGGACGGACGGCATCCCCTCCCGCTGCACGCCGACCTGCAGCGGGCGGTGACCCGGTGGGGGGTCGACGAGGGCGACCTCGTCGTCGTGTACGACGACAACGACAGCGTCGCGGCGGCGCGCGCGTGGTGGCTGCTGCGCCGTTCGGGGCTGCACGTGTGCGTCCTCGACGGCGGTCTGCGGGGATGGATCGCCGCGGGCCATCTGCTCCGGGCGGGCGACGTCGCCCCGCGTGCGGGCACCGCCGCGCTGCGCGAGGAGGACCCGGGGGACCTCTCGATCGAGGAGGCCGCCGCCTTCCCGACGCAGGGGGTGCTCATCGACGTGCGCACGCCGGAGCGCTACCGCGGCACGTCCGCGGGGTACGACCCCGCGGCCGGGCACATCCCCGGGGCGGTCAACCTGCCGGCCGTCACGCACATCGCCGCCGACGGCCGGCTGCGCGACGGCGAGGAGGTCCGCCGTGCGTTCGCGCGCGTGGGCGCGACCGAGGACACCCCGATCGCGCTCTACTGCGCCTCCGGCATCGCCTCCGCGCACAGCGCGCTCGCGCTGGCCGTGGCCGGGCTCGACGCGAAGGTCTTCTCCGGGTCGTGGAGTCGCTGGACGCAGAGCGCCGGCCGGCCGGTCGCCGTCGGCGCGAGTCCCGCCGAGCGCGTCTTCGGGCACTGA